A DNA window from Actinokineospora baliensis contains the following coding sequences:
- a CDS encoding MerR family transcriptional regulator: protein MPGTIPIGEFAKMTHLTVKALRHYHRLGLLEPRHVDPRTGLRTYDPGQVRAARMIRRLRELDMPLAEVKALLAAEDPADRDRVLLAHLDHLEGELDRTRVAIAGLRRLLAQQAVAAVVRYRVVADQPAVGITRFVDRTEVRRFCQQAYLALPDDGSGPMGALFPEELFADGEGEVTVFRPVSTLTPTLVVPGATLAVAVHQGRYEDLDETYGALGAHVAELGLGAAGPLREAYFDASLEPGARRTEVFWPLTRTPN from the coding sequence ATGCCCGGCACCATTCCGATTGGCGAGTTCGCCAAGATGACGCACCTGACCGTGAAGGCCCTGCGGCACTACCACCGGTTGGGGTTGCTCGAACCCCGGCACGTCGACCCCCGCACGGGGTTGCGGACCTACGACCCGGGGCAGGTGCGGGCGGCGCGGATGATCCGCCGGTTGCGGGAGTTGGACATGCCGCTGGCCGAGGTCAAGGCGTTGTTGGCGGCGGAGGACCCCGCGGACCGGGATCGGGTGCTGCTGGCCCACCTGGACCACCTGGAGGGTGAGCTCGACCGGACCCGGGTGGCCATCGCGGGGTTGCGGCGGCTGCTCGCGCAGCAGGCGGTGGCGGCCGTGGTGCGGTACCGGGTGGTGGCCGACCAGCCCGCGGTGGGGATCACCCGGTTCGTGGACCGCACCGAGGTCAGGCGGTTCTGCCAGCAGGCGTACCTGGCCCTGCCCGACGACGGGAGCGGGCCGATGGGGGCGTTGTTCCCCGAGGAGCTGTTCGCCGACGGCGAGGGGGAGGTCACCGTGTTCCGGCCGGTCAGCACGCTGACCCCCACCCTGGTCGTCCCCGGGGCCACGCTCGCCGTCGCGGTGCACCAGGGGCGGTACGAGGACCTGGACGAGACGTACGGGGCGCTCGGGGCCCACGTCGCGGAGCTGGGGCTCGGGGCGGCGGGGCCGCTGCGCGAGGCCTACTTCGACGCCTCGCTGGAGCCCGGCGCGCGGCGGACCGAGGTTTTCTGGCCGCTCACCCGCACCCCCAACTGA
- a CDS encoding ATP-binding protein — MSTPESDYVPRAAEQRLLAEIDQVRESGDSKVVLLYGPGGVGKTRMLRSLADRARADSGTTWLEPLDVDDSEYWALENVQRRVAEALDPDRVHFDDFLTYLTSAQALPRAGETASGVQTRIRARFRRCYGRFLRRTGATVVIPLDTVEVIRDSYLLTTLVAWMAELPATVFVLSGRPPDGDDAIADQVRTLTTTVLELGGFSEVEGHRFLDGNEIGRRLPPELVTALVALTDGHPLWLELAVDYLRGNSLPPEMPKPPYDGLQREAFRRMLIAPFRGTGFWAEAIKRLAVVRHSVDQGIWRSLMANRELPADAPEWPLAWAALRARPWIRLRANGQEVTLHDALAEELIRRLIPLHDHDASWRTALWRTAAAAFAAKENEYEDVVPTIDATLVYDDQDERGSVKTQQLAKLDVRKRQLDRMRAARLHYVLLSDFELGAEQVAAEFRTAATRDDLRFMQLVHHEIRRFLPAGDQRPAFDAIGVVVEKFREWLTGKPQRWLDIVLNVARYLVQTSQAKPAVALLGGLPPVREPERAYEVAREQGNAFMRLPGGMIDADRYFREALEHAQSCDAPRRERLTAQARKELGFFARNVGRWGDADEHYGHASAAIARVGATSDVRGEHASISTNWAYLKALRGNYTEATHLVDEALRLRRDLGNPLGIAISHSTAGEVCRYDQRFDDAWNHYLQAELLLAGMGNQPWLGQIYQEQAICLLQASREGTDLEEQPLDRAKELIDRALDICREHAIRWYPSALNRAGRIHYADDADRGLLYLREAIEKAELVADGWFQSASLIEFLELNYATWEATGNQSYRDTIADWKPKVFSTMEQFEFADLRPRWELINAHLAVHDAVRAGSADGLDPVARTYGRALLALAHNRVGSHGAAALDSEFTRFGKLYVRLGAPVRGRWYELLRAHWAADAPPLVERLDRLR, encoded by the coding sequence ATGTCCACGCCCGAGTCCGACTACGTGCCGCGCGCCGCCGAGCAGCGGTTGCTCGCCGAGATCGATCAGGTGCGCGAGAGCGGGGACAGCAAGGTGGTCCTGCTCTACGGGCCGGGCGGTGTCGGCAAGACCAGGATGCTGCGCTCGCTCGCCGACCGGGCACGTGCGGACTCGGGCACCACCTGGCTGGAGCCGCTCGACGTCGACGACTCCGAGTACTGGGCGCTGGAGAACGTGCAGCGGCGGGTGGCCGAGGCGCTCGACCCCGACCGGGTGCACTTCGACGACTTCCTGACCTACCTCACCAGCGCGCAGGCGTTACCGCGCGCCGGGGAGACCGCCTCCGGCGTGCAGACCCGGATCCGGGCGCGGTTCCGGCGCTGCTACGGGCGGTTCCTCCGGCGCACCGGCGCCACGGTCGTCATCCCGCTCGACACCGTGGAGGTCATCCGCGACTCGTACCTGCTCACCACCCTGGTGGCCTGGATGGCGGAGCTCCCGGCCACGGTGTTCGTGCTCTCCGGCAGGCCGCCCGACGGCGATGACGCCATCGCCGACCAGGTGCGGACCCTGACCACCACCGTGCTGGAACTGGGCGGCTTCAGCGAGGTCGAGGGGCACCGGTTCCTCGACGGCAACGAGATCGGTCGCCGCTTGCCGCCGGAGCTGGTGACAGCGCTCGTGGCGTTGACCGACGGCCACCCGCTGTGGCTCGAGCTCGCCGTCGACTACCTGCGCGGCAACAGCCTACCGCCGGAGATGCCGAAGCCGCCGTACGACGGGCTGCAGCGCGAGGCGTTCCGCCGCATGCTGATCGCCCCGTTCCGGGGCACGGGCTTCTGGGCCGAGGCGATCAAGCGGCTTGCGGTCGTGCGCCACAGCGTGGACCAGGGGATCTGGCGATCGCTCATGGCCAACCGGGAGCTGCCCGCTGACGCGCCGGAGTGGCCTCTCGCCTGGGCAGCGCTGCGCGCCCGGCCCTGGATCCGGTTGCGCGCCAACGGCCAGGAAGTGACGCTGCACGACGCCTTGGCCGAAGAGCTCATCCGCAGGTTGATCCCGTTGCACGACCACGACGCCTCCTGGCGCACCGCCCTGTGGCGAACCGCGGCAGCGGCGTTCGCCGCCAAGGAGAACGAGTACGAAGACGTCGTCCCGACCATCGACGCGACGCTGGTCTACGACGACCAGGACGAGCGGGGCAGCGTCAAGACCCAGCAGTTGGCCAAGCTCGACGTCCGCAAACGGCAGCTCGACCGGATGCGCGCCGCCCGGCTGCACTACGTGCTCCTGTCGGACTTCGAACTCGGGGCCGAACAGGTCGCCGCCGAGTTCCGCACCGCTGCCACGCGCGACGACCTGCGCTTCATGCAACTGGTGCACCACGAGATCCGCCGGTTCCTGCCCGCGGGCGACCAGCGACCCGCCTTCGACGCCATCGGCGTGGTCGTCGAGAAGTTCCGCGAATGGCTCACCGGCAAGCCGCAGCGGTGGCTCGACATCGTGCTGAACGTGGCGCGGTACCTGGTGCAGACCTCGCAGGCCAAGCCTGCCGTCGCCCTGCTCGGCGGCCTACCCCCGGTGCGCGAACCGGAACGGGCATACGAGGTGGCCAGGGAGCAGGGCAACGCGTTCATGCGGCTGCCCGGAGGGATGATCGACGCCGATCGGTACTTCAGGGAGGCGTTGGAACACGCGCAGTCCTGCGATGCCCCGCGCCGGGAGCGCTTGACCGCCCAGGCCCGCAAGGAGTTGGGGTTCTTCGCCCGCAACGTCGGCCGCTGGGGCGATGCCGACGAGCACTACGGGCACGCGTCCGCGGCCATCGCGCGGGTCGGTGCCACCTCTGACGTGCGCGGCGAACATGCCTCCATCTCGACGAACTGGGCCTATCTGAAAGCCTTGCGCGGCAACTACACCGAGGCCACGCACTTGGTGGACGAGGCGCTGCGGTTGCGCCGCGATCTCGGCAATCCGTTGGGCATCGCGATCTCGCACAGCACCGCGGGGGAGGTGTGCCGCTACGACCAGCGTTTCGACGACGCCTGGAACCACTACCTGCAGGCGGAGTTGCTGCTGGCGGGGATGGGCAACCAACCGTGGCTCGGGCAGATCTACCAGGAGCAGGCGATCTGCCTGTTGCAGGCCAGCCGCGAGGGGACCGACCTCGAGGAGCAACCGCTCGACCGGGCCAAGGAGCTGATCGACCGGGCGCTCGACATCTGCCGCGAGCACGCCATCCGGTGGTACCCGTCCGCACTCAACCGGGCGGGGCGCATCCACTACGCCGATGACGCCGACCGCGGGCTGCTGTACCTGCGCGAAGCGATCGAGAAGGCCGAGTTGGTCGCGGACGGGTGGTTCCAGTCGGCCAGCCTCATCGAGTTCCTCGAGCTCAACTACGCCACCTGGGAGGCCACCGGGAACCAGTCCTACCGCGACACCATCGCCGACTGGAAGCCCAAGGTCTTCAGCACGATGGAGCAGTTCGAGTTCGCCGACCTACGACCCCGCTGGGAGCTGATCAACGCTCACCTCGCGGTGCACGACGCGGTGCGGGCGGGCAGTGCGGACGGGCTGGACCCGGTCGCCCGCACCTACGGTCGGGCGCTGCTCGCGCTCGCCCACAACCGGGTCGGTTCGCACGGGGCCGCGGCACTCGACAGCGAGTTCACCCGGTTCGGCAAGCTGTACGTGCGGCTGGGCGCCCCGGTGCGCGGTAGGTGGTACGAGCTGCTGCGCGCTCACTGGGCCGCGGACGCGCCCCCGCTGGTGGAGCGGCTCGACCGGTTGCGTTGA
- a CDS encoding TetR/AcrR family transcriptional regulator — protein MATQERPLRADAERSIRTILEAAEKVLAVNPTASLEQIAETAGVARTTIHRRFANRQALVDAMVRNVLDQLDAVIESAHPETAPPLVALHQVTAEVLRVKLGWPFAMTESFAPGSKWAQGQHLLVTRCLALLARAQSAGLLAADADLPWTCQVYYALIGEAAHNTTATDPHELATKVIDTLLHGAGPRS, from the coding sequence GTGGCCACCCAGGAGCGCCCCCTGCGCGCCGACGCCGAACGCAGCATCCGCACCATCCTCGAGGCGGCGGAGAAGGTCCTGGCGGTCAACCCGACCGCGTCCCTCGAGCAGATCGCCGAGACCGCGGGCGTGGCTCGCACGACGATCCACCGCCGCTTCGCCAACCGCCAAGCCCTCGTCGACGCCATGGTCCGCAACGTCCTCGACCAGCTCGACGCCGTCATCGAGTCCGCGCACCCCGAGACCGCGCCGCCGTTGGTCGCCCTGCACCAGGTCACCGCGGAGGTGCTGCGGGTGAAGCTGGGCTGGCCCTTCGCCATGACCGAGTCCTTTGCCCCCGGTTCGAAATGGGCCCAGGGCCAACACCTCCTGGTGACCCGCTGCCTGGCCCTGCTCGCCCGAGCCCAATCCGCGGGCCTGCTGGCCGCGGACGCCGACCTCCCCTGGACCTGCCAGGTCTACTACGCCCTCATCGGCGAAGCCGCCCACAACACCACCGCCACCGACCCCCACGAACTCGCGACCAAGGTCATTGACACCCTCCTGCACGGCGCGGGCCCACGCTCCTGA
- a CDS encoding radical SAM/SPASM domain-containing protein, translated as MTSTDRRVVVLSTRDIPGDREHVVHNCEDCACPVSGERAARELPELPAAPLLRAREVVEVPLEPGYFALFSPHGGGGVVVVDTAGRELLETFAEPTPASSVVAGSPSLEQAIRTLVGFDVLHPVGRPPAPVFEPSTELTAWLHVTNKCNLRCPYCYVHKSEEAMDDDVAKDSVDALVASAKRHGFRSLRLKYAGGEASMNAAVLLHLHDHATALCRDAGLGLSAVLLSNGVALNGALVSALRTRDIRVMISLDGLGETHDAQRPTVGGKPSSALVLRTIDRLLDAGISPHLSITVTNRNVDGIADVVRMAVRRDLTFSINFFRDNDCAASFDDLQYAEQAMVEGLDRTFAVIEEVLPRRSVLGSVLDRGQLVAPRRRACGVGDDYVVIDQSGGIAQCHMEITRVVGNVRTDDPVSAIRSGQGVRNLLADTKTGCRDCSWRNWCSSGCAAATFRATGRWDVQSPNCGIYRAIYPRAVRLEGLRILRYARRSA; from the coding sequence ATGACGTCGACGGACCGGCGCGTGGTCGTGCTGTCCACAAGGGATATCCCCGGCGACCGTGAGCACGTGGTGCACAACTGCGAGGACTGCGCCTGCCCGGTCAGCGGCGAACGCGCCGCGCGCGAGCTGCCCGAGCTGCCCGCCGCTCCTCTCTTGCGCGCGCGTGAGGTTGTCGAGGTGCCGCTGGAACCCGGGTACTTCGCGTTGTTCAGCCCGCACGGGGGCGGTGGTGTCGTGGTGGTCGACACGGCGGGGCGCGAGCTGCTCGAGACCTTCGCCGAGCCGACGCCCGCCTCGTCCGTCGTCGCGGGCTCTCCTTCGCTCGAACAGGCGATCCGCACCCTGGTCGGGTTCGACGTGCTGCACCCGGTCGGCAGGCCGCCCGCACCGGTGTTCGAGCCGAGCACGGAGCTGACCGCGTGGCTGCACGTGACCAACAAGTGCAACCTGCGCTGCCCGTACTGCTACGTCCACAAGTCCGAAGAAGCCATGGACGACGACGTCGCCAAGGACTCGGTCGACGCGCTGGTCGCCTCCGCCAAGCGGCACGGTTTCCGGTCACTGCGGTTGAAGTACGCCGGTGGTGAGGCGAGCATGAACGCCGCCGTCCTGCTGCACCTGCACGACCACGCGACGGCGCTGTGCCGCGATGCCGGGCTGGGGTTGTCCGCGGTGCTGCTCAGCAACGGGGTCGCGCTCAACGGCGCGCTCGTGTCGGCTTTGCGCACCCGCGACATCCGGGTGATGATCTCGCTGGACGGCCTGGGCGAGACCCACGACGCGCAGCGCCCCACCGTGGGCGGGAAACCGTCGTCAGCCCTGGTCCTGCGCACCATTGACCGGCTGCTCGACGCGGGCATCTCTCCCCACCTGTCCATCACGGTCACCAACCGCAACGTCGACGGGATCGCGGACGTCGTGCGCATGGCGGTGCGCCGCGACCTCACCTTCAGCATCAACTTCTTCCGCGACAACGACTGCGCGGCCTCCTTCGACGACCTCCAGTACGCCGAACAGGCCATGGTCGAGGGGCTGGACCGCACCTTCGCGGTCATCGAGGAAGTGCTGCCCCGGCGCAGCGTCCTGGGGTCGGTGCTCGACCGCGGGCAGTTGGTCGCGCCGCGCAGGCGGGCCTGCGGTGTGGGCGACGACTACGTGGTGATCGACCAGAGCGGCGGGATCGCCCAGTGCCACATGGAGATCACGCGGGTCGTGGGGAACGTGCGGACCGACGACCCGGTGTCGGCGATCAGGTCGGGCCAGGGGGTGCGCAACCTGCTCGCCGACACCAAGACCGGCTGCCGCGACTGCAGCTGGCGGAACTGGTGCTCCAGCGGCTGCGCCGCGGCCACGTTCCGCGCGACGGGCCGGTGGGACGTCCAGTCGCCCAACTGCGGGATCTACCGCGCGATCTACCCGCGGGCGGTCCGGCTGGAGGGCCTGCGGATCCTCCGGTACGCGCGGCGCTCGGCCTAG
- a CDS encoding SDR family NAD(P)-dependent oxidoreductase, whose product MSTALVTGASAGLGAEFAERFAARGYDVVLVARSEQRLEELARRLRETYRVRAEVIAQDLSAPEAVPSIVDRLAAKGISVHTLVNNAGFGTAGRFEEIADGRDRDQLMVNVVSLVALTRALIPQVLADKGAVITVASTAALQPTPYFATYGAGKTFVLNFSLALRAELKGRATVLCVCPGPTETKFFDTVEVGRKAAIGGKFMSAEAVVAATLRALDRDRGYLVPGLVNAANAHLSPRRPRKMVAAIAERVSRGVLSA is encoded by the coding sequence ATGAGCACCGCACTGGTCACCGGGGCGTCCGCCGGGTTGGGCGCCGAGTTCGCCGAGCGGTTCGCCGCGCGCGGGTACGACGTCGTGCTGGTGGCGCGCAGCGAACAACGGCTGGAGGAGCTCGCGCGGCGCCTGCGCGAGACCTACCGCGTGCGGGCCGAGGTGATCGCCCAGGACCTCAGCGCCCCCGAGGCCGTGCCCTCGATCGTCGACCGACTCGCCGCGAAGGGCATCTCGGTGCACACCCTGGTCAACAACGCCGGGTTCGGCACGGCGGGCCGGTTCGAAGAGATCGCCGACGGCCGCGACCGGGACCAGTTGATGGTCAACGTGGTCAGCCTCGTGGCCCTGACCAGGGCGTTGATCCCGCAGGTGCTGGCGGACAAGGGCGCGGTCATCACCGTCGCCTCGACCGCAGCCCTGCAGCCCACGCCGTACTTCGCGACCTATGGGGCGGGCAAGACGTTCGTGCTCAACTTCAGCCTCGCGTTGCGCGCGGAGCTCAAGGGCCGCGCAACGGTGCTGTGCGTGTGCCCCGGCCCCACCGAGACGAAGTTCTTCGACACGGTGGAGGTCGGGCGCAAAGCTGCGATCGGCGGGAAGTTCATGTCCGCCGAAGCCGTTGTCGCCGCCACGTTGCGCGCGCTGGACCGCGACCGCGGCTACCTCGTGCCCGGCCTGGTCAACGCCGCCAACGCGCACCTGTCACCGCGTCGGCCCCGCAAGATGGTCGCCGCGATCGCCGAGCGCGTGTCCCGCGGCGTGCTCTCCGCCTGA
- a CDS encoding toll/interleukin-1 receptor domain-containing protein has product MTRIFLSYSSADVEIARRVAGVLRERGADVYFTSPEQRGGQSEAAIEREVELADAFVMLMSPSAQDSPRCRAEFQMATDRHLKEDRALLYVYKVAEDGERGWGRLWDQIDLLPPVSQDKLVGALGVVPIDGDTVPATAPPREEPFRNRRDELNLVADAMRTSGGQDFWVVTAPPKLGKTWFLTKVRARLAEKRKVAAAVVDLREQSLDLRRDAKGLLCALLDTEADANRSDEQLVGDIVKSLAKRERHHVAMLDSAELLHRSTVDSLRILTSRVFDKVNSGARNPDVRLSLIVASRRADEWSGLDCQGESVHHFRALHLSQFDDHVVRDMLNDITEATSVRFDGDILHQWTDGLQQLSVGLPALLVRSVAWARHEQFYDHGECYTPDVFDNVVQPYVTSELLSMQTLLEPGDKIAERYRVVLKALDLISVYRMVTTSHLKHHLDDDVEFGAALAEAAWAVEDLWEAIGKTALVTGVSELWHSLFPPFRALLCKHFHRDDERRRVVHSSARKLYEGLAANGVNGSDRVRVFLELIWHEAMLLQCTDARGLAAKLPDAAAALTKRVIRPDTFGPAFGPAEFRASVRKQLSADREFAALTKPHNGLLNAVLTSVCQNIEGGT; this is encoded by the coding sequence ATGACCAGAATATTCCTCAGCTACTCCTCCGCTGATGTCGAAATCGCCCGCAGGGTCGCCGGGGTGTTGCGCGAGCGCGGTGCCGATGTCTACTTCACCTCACCCGAGCAGCGGGGCGGCCAGTCCGAGGCGGCCATCGAGCGCGAGGTCGAACTGGCGGACGCGTTCGTGATGCTGATGTCGCCTTCCGCCCAGGACTCGCCGCGCTGCCGGGCGGAGTTCCAGATGGCGACCGACCGCCACCTCAAGGAGGACCGCGCCCTGCTCTACGTCTACAAGGTCGCCGAGGACGGCGAGCGGGGGTGGGGGCGGCTGTGGGACCAGATAGACCTCCTTCCCCCGGTTTCCCAGGACAAGTTGGTCGGCGCACTCGGTGTGGTCCCCATCGATGGAGACACCGTGCCCGCTACCGCACCACCCCGAGAGGAACCCTTCCGCAACCGCCGCGACGAGCTCAACCTCGTCGCGGACGCGATGAGAACATCGGGCGGACAGGACTTCTGGGTCGTCACCGCGCCGCCGAAACTGGGCAAGACGTGGTTCCTCACCAAGGTGCGAGCGAGGTTGGCCGAGAAGCGGAAGGTGGCCGCCGCGGTGGTCGACCTGCGCGAGCAGTCGCTGGACCTGCGACGGGACGCCAAGGGACTGCTGTGCGCGCTGCTGGACACCGAGGCAGACGCGAACCGCTCGGACGAGCAGTTGGTCGGCGACATCGTGAAGTCCCTCGCCAAGCGGGAGCGCCACCACGTGGCGATGCTCGACAGCGCGGAACTGCTGCACCGCTCGACCGTGGACTCCCTGCGCATCCTGACCAGCCGGGTGTTCGACAAGGTGAACAGCGGGGCGCGCAACCCGGACGTCCGGCTGTCCCTGATCGTCGCGAGCCGTCGAGCCGACGAGTGGTCCGGCCTGGATTGCCAGGGCGAATCGGTGCACCACTTCCGGGCCCTGCACCTGAGCCAGTTCGACGACCACGTGGTCCGCGACATGCTCAACGACATCACCGAGGCGACATCGGTCCGCTTCGACGGCGACATCCTGCACCAGTGGACCGATGGGTTGCAGCAGTTGAGCGTCGGGTTGCCCGCACTCCTGGTCCGGTCCGTGGCGTGGGCGCGCCACGAGCAGTTCTACGACCACGGCGAGTGCTACACCCCGGACGTGTTCGACAACGTGGTCCAGCCCTACGTCACGAGCGAGCTGCTCTCGATGCAGACCCTGCTCGAACCCGGCGACAAGATCGCCGAGCGCTACCGGGTCGTGCTCAAGGCCCTCGACCTGATCTCGGTCTACCGGATGGTCACCACCTCCCACCTCAAGCACCACCTCGACGACGACGTCGAGTTCGGCGCCGCGCTCGCCGAGGCGGCGTGGGCGGTCGAGGACCTGTGGGAGGCCATCGGCAAGACCGCCCTGGTCACGGGGGTCTCCGAGTTGTGGCACTCGCTGTTCCCCCCGTTCCGGGCGTTGCTGTGCAAGCACTTCCACCGCGATGACGAGCGCAGGCGGGTCGTGCACTCCAGCGCCCGCAAGCTCTACGAGGGCTTGGCCGCCAACGGCGTCAACGGCAGCGACCGGGTGCGGGTGTTCCTCGAACTGATCTGGCACGAGGCGATGCTGCTCCAGTGCACCGACGCGCGGGGGTTGGCCGCCAAGCTGCCTGACGCGGCGGCCGCCCTGACCAAGCGGGTCATCCGGCCGGACACCTTCGGACCGGCCTTCGGGCCAGCCGAGTTCCGTGCGTCGGTCCGCAAGCAGCTCAGCGCGGACCGCGAGTTCGCCGCGCTGACCAAACCGCACAACGGGCTGCTCAACGCGGTGCTGACCAGTGTGTGCCAGAACATCGAGGGAGGCACCTGA
- a CDS encoding TIGR03086 family metal-binding protein: MLHTARDEFRRRLVHLTPHALAAPTPCPVWAVRDLVNHVIGGDRMTTALLTGGTADTAVEALGADWIGDDDPLAVFTASAEALDRAAVPEALDRIVPHPLGPVPARQAVDFRIAEYLVHAWDLARALDVDDKLDPALVEQTWENMRALAPVIGTLGMFGTGPSGDLDESASLQDRLLDLSGRRP, encoded by the coding sequence GTGCTGCACACCGCCCGCGACGAGTTCCGACGTCGACTTGTCCACCTCACGCCCCACGCGCTCGCGGCGCCCACGCCATGCCCGGTGTGGGCTGTCCGCGACCTGGTCAACCACGTCATCGGCGGTGACCGGATGACCACCGCCCTGCTCACCGGCGGCACCGCGGACACCGCCGTCGAAGCGCTGGGCGCCGACTGGATCGGGGACGACGACCCGCTGGCCGTGTTCACCGCGTCAGCCGAGGCGTTGGACCGGGCAGCCGTCCCCGAAGCACTGGACCGCATCGTCCCCCACCCCCTAGGCCCGGTCCCCGCCCGCCAAGCCGTCGACTTCCGCATCGCCGAGTACCTCGTGCACGCCTGGGACCTCGCCAGAGCCCTGGACGTCGACGACAAGCTCGACCCGGCACTTGTTGAGCAGACCTGGGAGAACATGCGGGCACTCGCCCCGGTCATCGGCACCCTCGGCATGTTCGGCACCGGCCCCAGCGGCGACCTGGACGAGTCCGCGTCCCTCCAAGACCGCCTCCTCGACCTCTCCGGTCGCCGCCCCTGA